Genomic window (Pseudoliparis swirei isolate HS2019 ecotype Mariana Trench chromosome 23, NWPU_hadal_v1, whole genome shotgun sequence):
GACCTATGCTGGTTTTAGAAACTATATACTATCGGGAGAAGATTTGGATTGTTCAAGAAATTCAACATTATGCTGCATCTGTTCCTCATTTCTTGGTGGTTCAGCTGGTGCTCCTAAACTCAAACGTGCCCATACAACTTTCGTATCCTGTTTTCAATTTGTCAGCATTTACTATATATGTCTCTGGATGATTATACAGGTAATTGACATATTATGTGTTCTTTTGTTCTAGGCTGAGCCTGGAAAGAGAAAGCATCTGCACCATGAAGGTCCTTCTCACTCCACTGATGCCCTTTCTGCTCTTCCTCATCCTTCCTGATGGCACCCGGTCCAGTGACTGCCCAGAGGACTGCTCCTGTTCCACGCCAGACTCCATCTTGTGTTTCCAGAGACGCTCCTCTACTATTCCCAAGGGAGTCCCCCCATCCACAAAAAGCCTATATCTCTTCGCCAACGGCATTGAGGGATTGACAACTGAGGACTTTGATagcatggaaaacctggagatgCTGGACCTCAGTCAAAACAAATTGACTGAACTTACTGATAGGGTGTTTGaacctttgacctctttgaGAAACCTGGACTTGTCATCCAACCAGATCACTGACATTTCAGAGGAATGCTTCCAGGGTATGGCACTGCTTGAGCGCCTTTATTTGTACAGTAATCATATCGAGACCATCCACCCTGCTGCCTTTAATGGCTTGGAGCACCTGCTGGAACTCAAACTGCAGGGCAATCAGCTGACGTCCCTGCCTGCTCTCTCAATGGCACGACTACTGCTGCTGGATCTTCGTTTCAATGTCTTCCCCACCTTGGGTCCTTCAGATCTCCACACCCCAAACCTTGAGTCGCTCAAATTGGGCGGTGTGGGACTCATCAGCCTGAATAAGGAGCTCATAAGTAGTCTAAAGAACCTCCACGAGCTGGACATTTCAGGAAACCTACTCGAGTCCTTCCCCTCAGCACTAAAAGAGACCCATGGTCTGATTCACCTCAGCCTGGCTGGGAACCCAATGGGCCCTCTTAAGGTTCAGGACATGGAGAACCTTGGGGAGCTGCAGGAGTTGGACATTAGCAGCCTAAGTTTGCAGGGCCTTCCTGAAGAGTTCACCCAACTCTTACCCCACCTCAGAAAGCTAACAGTTGCAGAAAACCCCTTCAACTGTCTCTGTACCTTAGCATGGTTTCCAAGATGGCTAAGAGCCCAGAGCATCACcctggagagaacagaggagaccCGCTGCCATTTCCCACCAATCAATGCTGGAAAGGTATTGGAGAGGCTGGAGCACAGGGATTTTGGCTGTCCTACTACAACTACAGTCACAACTAGTACTGTCAAAACTACCACTACCCTGCCTGTTCCTGTCACTACCTTCCGGAGTACAACTAGAGCTATTCTAGTTCCCAGGGCCAGTGACAACCCAACAATCAAAGATGACTCTCCCCTGCCCCCTGTTCCTGCCTCTCCCAGTAGCAGCAATATGGACCCAGGTGAGGAGCAGCATTTCTGTCCCCCTCACACCTGTCTAAATGGGGGTACTTGTCAGTTGGACCAGCACGGTCAAGTAGTATGTACCTGTCCACATGGCACCTCTGGCATGTATTGTGAAGTCCAAAACCATcacccaccttcaccacctgaAGCTGACATCCCATGGGCAACTGTCAGCGTAGATGCACCAGACATCAGCTCACATCAAGCGACCACAACTTCAATCCTGCTGGACCTCCACCGCTACATTGAAATGCGGCCTTACATCCGTGGAATTCGCTTAACCTATCGTAATCTCTCTGGGCCAGACCGCAGGCCGATTCAACTCAGCCTACCAGCATCATTCCCAGAGTATATACTCAGAGGCCTGCAGCCCAACTCCACTTACAGAGTGTGTGCCAGTCCACTAGGTGCCCCTAGTGGCGCAGACAGTGTCTGCACTGAAGCCCATACAGTTGCGGAAAGTGTCAGCAACCGTCGTCAACAGATTGACGACCAGAGGCTAACAACTGTGCTGGTGCCTGCAATTGCCATCTTGCTACTGCTTGTGCTAATAGCAACAGCAGTGGGAGTGATATGCTATCTTCGCAGGAAAAAGGCCAAGGGCCACCTGGACCTAGAGTGTGAGCCCTCCCAGCTAGAGTTGGATGGAGTGAAGGCTGGCATGGACAACGGGGCACTGCCTCAGAAACAGCCCCAACTTATGATCCCTGAACCTGCTGTTCAGAATGACAATCTGGAATATGAGGAGTTGCTACTACAGGATCACTGTACATCAAATAACAATATGACTTCACACAAGCCCTCCTACTTTTGACAACTGACTGACTCATCAGGCCTAAACGAGGCTCTGTTTTCCCCACCGGGGAAATACCGAGAGCAGTAAATGGAGTCGTGAAAGTGGAGGACAAAGTATCAACTAGCCAAACAGCAAAGGAGAAACTGAACATATATTTAACTTAATGCTCTCCGGTTGTCTTAAGTAGACTTTAAACATGTTCAAAAACATTGGTTTGGACTTTAAAAACCATTGAAAGTGCCTCTACTCTATTTACATCCATTCTGCTTCACTATTCCCTTACTCACATTGCTGGAAAGGCCACCTCTTAGTTCCCATGCGGTGGTGCTGGGACTGATGGTGTGCTGGGATTGGCTGAAACCTAGGGTTAAGAAATGGCAACCTCGAGCCCTTCATTATCTGTTCAGAAAGAAGAGTGGACTGA
Coding sequences:
- the vasnb gene encoding vasorin b, giving the protein MKVLLTPLMPFLLFLILPDGTRSSDCPEDCSCSTPDSILCFQRRSSTIPKGVPPSTKSLYLFANGIEGLTTEDFDSMENLEMLDLSQNKLTELTDRVFEPLTSLRNLDLSSNQITDISEECFQGMALLERLYLYSNHIETIHPAAFNGLEHLLELKLQGNQLTSLPALSMARLLLLDLRFNVFPTLGPSDLHTPNLESLKLGGVGLISLNKELISSLKNLHELDISGNLLESFPSALKETHGLIHLSLAGNPMGPLKVQDMENLGELQELDISSLSLQGLPEEFTQLLPHLRKLTVAENPFNCLCTLAWFPRWLRAQSITLERTEETRCHFPPINAGKVLERLEHRDFGCPTTTTVTTSTVKTTTTLPVPVTTFRSTTRAILVPRASDNPTIKDDSPLPPVPASPSSSNMDPGEEQHFCPPHTCLNGGTCQLDQHGQVVCTCPHGTSGMYCEVQNHHPPSPPEADIPWATVSVDAPDISSHQATTTSILLDLHRYIEMRPYIRGIRLTYRNLSGPDRRPIQLSLPASFPEYILRGLQPNSTYRVCASPLGAPSGADSVCTEAHTVAESVSNRRQQIDDQRLTTVLVPAIAILLLLVLIATAVGVICYLRRKKAKGHLDLECEPSQLELDGVKAGMDNGALPQKQPQLMIPEPAVQNDNLEYEELLLQDHCTSNNNMTSHKPSYF